A single window of Dermacentor albipictus isolate Rhodes 1998 colony chromosome 1, USDA_Dalb.pri_finalv2, whole genome shotgun sequence DNA harbors:
- the LOC135901645 gene encoding snake venom vascular endothelial growth factor toxin-like, whose protein sequence is MRRLALPALVLSAVLCCAVSAPRRPANPASARAARHQEFVWREFACRAPQPRVQCLKELQPNDTRKFLPHCTILHRCAPDTGCCASEEQHCQVKTAQAVQLPFLVLHLDVSDGSSRYEPVTLVFDNHTECECRLRNEPIR, encoded by the exons ATGCGCCGCCTCGCGCTGCCAGCGCTGGTCCTGAGCGCTGTCCTGTGTTGCGCCGTGTCGGCGCCCCGCCGGCCGGCCAACCCGGCGTCGGCTAGGGCCGCGCGCCACCAGGAGTTCGTGTGGAGGGAGTTCGCCTGCCGCGCTCCGCAGCCGCGCGTCCAGTGCCTCAAGGAGCTGCAGCCCAACGACACCAGG AAGTTCTTGCCCCACTGCACCATCCTGCACCGGTGCGCGCCGGACACGGGCTGCTGCGCTTCCGAGGAGCAGCACTGCCAGGTGAAGACGGCGCAGGCGGTGCAGTTGCCCTTCCTGGTGCTGCACCTGGACGTCAGCGACGGTTCGTCGCGCTACGAGCCCGTCACGCTCGTCTTCGACAACCACACCGAGTGCGAGTGCCGCCTGCGCAACGAGCCCATCCGCTGA